One window from the genome of Alkalihalobacillus sp. LMS6 encodes:
- a CDS encoding aldehyde dehydrogenase family protein: MMNLYSFIAGKWRTDSKGKCVEQLNPYTGERTSNFYYASREDVELALTTLLNAQGEVASLPTYERYRILMEVARLLNENQSSLAEIITMETGKALKNSMDEVSRSVETFRLSAEEANRLVGETMAGDVSTRGEQRYVSTYPVPVGTIAAITPFNAPLNLACHKIGPAFAAGNTIVYKPAEQTPRIAKELIAILLEAGFPKNGVALLFGDAQVGEQIVKSDKVALISFTGGVPASEAICKVAGIKKVLLELGGNAATIVHDDAPIEKAAKQCVRTGFSNAGQSCISVQRIYVHENVKDVFLTEIEKEIRTLQVGDPMDAKTDVGTLISPASAERILTWIHEAQDGGATLLSGGEASGAQVKPTVLIDPPLDSRVVCEEVFGPVICLLTYTDIHDVIEQVNASPYGLQAGLFTNQLALAHRVSLALHVGGVQINSTSNYRLDHLPYGGVKKSGIGKEGPRYAIQEMVDYKMIVYHAEE; encoded by the coding sequence ATGATGAACTTGTACTCGTTTATTGCAGGCAAATGGCGCACAGATTCAAAAGGGAAATGTGTGGAACAACTGAATCCATACACAGGTGAACGAACGTCAAATTTTTATTATGCAAGTCGAGAGGATGTAGAGCTCGCACTAACAACACTACTGAATGCACAAGGGGAAGTCGCTAGTCTCCCAACTTATGAACGCTATCGGATTTTAATGGAGGTAGCTCGTTTATTAAATGAGAATCAATCGTCATTAGCAGAAATTATTACAATGGAGACGGGCAAGGCGCTTAAAAACAGTATGGATGAAGTAAGCCGTTCGGTTGAAACGTTTCGTTTATCCGCTGAAGAAGCCAATCGACTTGTTGGAGAAACCATGGCTGGAGATGTCTCGACGAGAGGCGAACAACGCTATGTATCCACGTATCCAGTACCGGTTGGAACAATTGCTGCGATTACCCCGTTTAATGCGCCGCTTAATTTAGCTTGCCATAAAATCGGTCCTGCTTTTGCAGCGGGAAATACAATTGTTTATAAGCCAGCTGAACAAACACCTCGTATCGCAAAAGAACTGATTGCTATCCTTCTTGAGGCGGGGTTTCCTAAAAATGGAGTCGCTCTTTTATTTGGCGACGCTCAAGTAGGAGAACAGATTGTCAAAAGCGATAAAGTAGCATTAATTTCCTTTACAGGTGGTGTTCCGGCTAGTGAAGCAATTTGTAAAGTTGCAGGTATAAAGAAAGTTCTTCTTGAGCTTGGTGGAAATGCAGCGACGATTGTGCATGATGATGCACCTATTGAAAAAGCTGCAAAACAATGCGTGCGCACAGGATTTAGTAACGCTGGCCAAAGCTGTATATCAGTGCAGCGTATCTATGTTCACGAAAACGTGAAGGACGTCTTTTTAACAGAGATCGAAAAAGAAATTCGTACGCTTCAAGTCGGAGATCCGATGGATGCAAAAACAGACGTAGGAACGCTAATTTCTCCAGCATCAGCAGAACGGATCTTAACATGGATTCATGAAGCACAAGACGGTGGCGCGACGCTTCTATCTGGCGGTGAAGCGAGTGGGGCACAAGTGAAGCCGACTGTACTCATTGATCCCCCTCTTGATAGTCGCGTTGTTTGTGAAGAGGTCTTTGGACCGGTCATTTGTTTGTTAACGTACACCGATATTCACGATGTGATTGAACAAGTAAATGCATCCCCTTATGGTTTGCAGGCGGGGCTTTTTACAAATCAATTAGCGCTTGCGCACCGAGTATCGCTTGCATTACATGTTGGCGGTGTGCAAATTAATAGTACATCGAATTACCGTTTAGATCACCTTCCTTACGGTGGTGTGAAAAAGAGTGGGATTGGAAAAGAAGGCCCGCGTTATGCGATCCAAGAAATGGTGGACTACAAAATGATTGTGTATCATGCAGAGGAGTAA
- a CDS encoding enoyl-CoA hydratase/isomerase family protein produces MSKRIIVEKSDGIGFIQLNDPSRRNALTLELKQELQEALLDLKTCEETRVVVLSGNGKGFCAGGDVKAMEAPYSEKGINENMNQSIAIINFIQSLEKPVIALVHGPVAGAGVSLALACDLVVAEKSTTFHFSFKQVGLVADLGLHYHLCQQVGPWKAKEILWGNRSWSAEAFSQLGMINELVEDGSGEQVTYELAKALVEGPRDVFAQSKLIMNQLHQEAFAQIMEQEKKAHVMLRNTTDHLEGVQAFKEKRFPVFNR; encoded by the coding sequence ATGAGTAAAAGAATCATTGTAGAGAAAAGTGATGGCATAGGGTTTATCCAATTAAATGATCCGAGTCGAAGAAATGCATTGACGCTGGAATTAAAGCAAGAACTTCAAGAAGCGCTTTTAGATTTGAAAACGTGTGAAGAAACTCGAGTCGTTGTTTTGTCTGGAAATGGGAAGGGGTTTTGTGCTGGAGGAGACGTCAAAGCGATGGAAGCTCCGTATAGCGAAAAAGGAATCAACGAAAATATGAATCAATCAATAGCAATCATTAATTTCATTCAGTCATTAGAAAAGCCAGTGATTGCTTTGGTGCACGGGCCCGTTGCAGGTGCAGGCGTTAGCCTTGCATTGGCGTGTGATTTAGTGGTAGCAGAAAAGAGCACGACCTTTCACTTTTCCTTTAAACAAGTAGGGCTCGTAGCTGATCTAGGGCTACATTATCATTTATGCCAGCAAGTAGGTCCGTGGAAAGCGAAAGAGATATTGTGGGGCAATCGATCATGGTCTGCCGAGGCGTTTTCACAACTTGGGATGATCAATGAGCTAGTGGAGGATGGGTCAGGGGAACAGGTGACGTATGAATTGGCGAAAGCACTTGTTGAAGGACCGAGAGACGTGTTTGCCCAATCAAAACTCATCATGAACCAACTACATCAAGAAGCATTTGCACAAATAATGGAGCAAGAAAAAAAGGCGCACGTCATGCTAAGAAACACAACGGATCATCTAGAAGGTGTTCAAGCTTTTAAAGAAAAACGATTTCCGGTCTTTAATCGATAG
- a CDS encoding thiamine pyrophosphate-binding protein: protein MEGLPMQNVAQCLVSDLEKRGVSHIFGLCGHTNIAVLAALEHSSIRFISTTHEQIAAHMADGYARSSHQIGVVLTHVGPGLTNAATAVATAALDSTPLLVLSGDIPSHFYGKNPHQEINLHQDASQHEIFRPFVKRTWRVEKPEQLPAILAKAYQLAHSGKPGPVLVSVPMDIFSAPMSEDLFATHHTPGSSPAKPSLSTSTAQEILTTLKAAKKPLLFAGGGVIAAQATNELKALAEHLNIPVVHSAMGKGSLPDDHPLSAGLTGFWAPPFVNAMCLEADVIFALGTRFKEADSSSWKEGVTFNFSKTKLIQIDIDSQELGRNYPVHIGGVADIKESLKQIVELANNQPSEFEPSHQEITFISHEKERFYEENTEHLMSDDFPMRPQRILAEVRHCLPKDGFITTDVGWNKNGVGQQFPIYIPGTVLTPGGFATMGFGSPAALGIKIAHPERVVVSLVGDGGFGQNPSCLATAAQENIPIIWIVMNNQSYGVIAGLQKAHFNTTHGTMFEKNGEPYSPDFVALANSYGVEGCKIQSAEEFKPALTEAIAKQVPFLIDVSTMNIPTPTSGHWDIMDIYSPGEKKSHSAL from the coding sequence ATGGAGGGGTTACCAATGCAAAACGTTGCACAGTGTTTAGTTAGTGATTTAGAGAAAAGAGGGGTATCCCACATCTTTGGGTTATGTGGCCATACAAATATTGCTGTTCTTGCCGCACTTGAACATTCTTCCATTCGTTTCATTAGCACGACACATGAACAAATAGCGGCACATATGGCTGATGGGTACGCTCGATCCTCTCATCAAATTGGTGTCGTTCTTACTCACGTCGGGCCTGGGTTAACAAATGCAGCAACAGCAGTGGCCACTGCAGCGTTAGATTCGACACCACTTCTCGTTCTTTCAGGCGATATTCCCAGTCATTTCTATGGAAAAAATCCACACCAAGAAATTAATTTGCATCAAGATGCTTCTCAACATGAAATTTTCCGACCGTTTGTTAAACGAACATGGCGAGTCGAAAAGCCAGAACAACTACCTGCCATACTTGCAAAAGCTTACCAACTTGCTCACTCTGGAAAACCAGGACCCGTCCTCGTTTCCGTTCCGATGGATATCTTCTCTGCGCCGATGTCGGAAGATCTATTCGCTACTCACCATACGCCAGGTTCATCTCCAGCAAAACCTAGCTTGTCCACATCAACCGCACAAGAGATTCTTACAACGTTAAAAGCAGCAAAAAAACCATTACTATTCGCTGGAGGAGGCGTCATTGCTGCTCAAGCCACCAATGAGTTGAAAGCGCTTGCCGAACACTTGAATATTCCCGTTGTCCATAGCGCAATGGGCAAAGGTAGCTTACCTGATGACCATCCATTATCTGCAGGGTTAACGGGATTTTGGGCACCGCCTTTTGTGAATGCAATGTGCCTTGAAGCAGACGTCATTTTCGCGTTAGGAACGCGCTTTAAAGAGGCCGATTCAAGCTCGTGGAAAGAAGGCGTCACGTTTAATTTTTCCAAAACAAAACTTATCCAGATCGACATCGATTCACAGGAGTTAGGACGTAATTATCCTGTTCATATCGGTGGCGTTGCAGATATTAAAGAATCACTCAAGCAAATCGTGGAGCTCGCAAACAATCAACCAAGTGAATTCGAGCCTTCACATCAGGAAATCACGTTTATTTCGCACGAAAAAGAGCGGTTTTATGAAGAAAATACCGAACACCTTATGAGCGATGATTTTCCCATGCGCCCACAAAGAATCTTGGCAGAAGTTCGTCACTGTTTACCTAAAGACGGATTTATTACAACGGATGTTGGTTGGAACAAAAACGGCGTTGGCCAACAGTTCCCTATTTATATTCCAGGAACTGTCTTAACACCAGGAGGTTTTGCCACAATGGGATTTGGCTCTCCCGCCGCCCTTGGAATTAAAATTGCCCATCCAGAGCGAGTCGTCGTTTCATTAGTCGGTGATGGCGGATTTGGACAAAACCCATCGTGTTTAGCAACTGCAGCTCAAGAAAACATTCCGATTATCTGGATTGTGATGAACAATCAATCGTACGGAGTCATTGCTGGCTTACAAAAAGCTCATTTCAATACTACACACGGTACAATGTTTGAAAAAAATGGCGAGCCCTACTCACCTGATTTTGTTGCGCTGGCAAATAGTTACGGGGTTGAAGGCTGTAAAATTCAATCAGCAGAGGAATTTAAACCTGCTTTAACAGAAGCGATCGCAAAACAAGTCCCGTTTCTTATTGATGTCTCAACCATGAATATCCCTACTCCAACATCTGGTCACTGGGACATTATGGACATTTATTCGCCTGGAGAAAAGAAAAGTCATAGCGCTCTATAG
- a CDS encoding sugar phosphate isomerase/epimerase encodes MKPRFSLAHLTVLHYSPPKMIELAARAGFDYVSLRPIALGTKNEPVYPLATDRTLFNDTKQALQSTGLKLLDIEMVRIYEGVDVTHYLPAFEAAAELGCNHVLTTVQTTDENLAVETLHALCELAKPFNLTLDVEFITWYELGTLTQAESIIRKVNHEKCGLLIDTLHFHRSHTNYDHLASLPKEWFHYAHLCDAKDPIPPSKEDLIYTAREDRLFLGDGDIPLQKIIQSLPDIPYSLEIPNKERMHELGAELYVKQCLESAHQLFNELS; translated from the coding sequence ATGAAACCACGTTTTTCACTTGCCCATTTAACCGTCTTACACTATTCACCACCAAAGATGATTGAATTGGCTGCACGAGCTGGCTTTGATTATGTTAGTTTAAGACCGATTGCATTAGGTACTAAAAACGAACCCGTCTACCCACTTGCAACCGATCGAACCTTGTTTAACGATACAAAACAAGCCCTTCAATCGACTGGATTAAAATTACTTGATATTGAAATGGTTCGAATTTATGAAGGCGTGGATGTTACGCACTATTTACCGGCGTTCGAAGCCGCAGCAGAACTAGGCTGTAACCACGTATTAACGACTGTTCAAACGACAGATGAGAATCTTGCTGTTGAAACGTTGCACGCACTATGTGAATTGGCAAAACCTTTTAACTTAACTTTAGATGTTGAATTTATCACGTGGTATGAATTAGGAACGCTCACTCAGGCAGAATCCATTATTCGAAAAGTGAATCACGAAAAGTGCGGACTCCTTATTGATACACTTCACTTTCATCGATCACACACAAATTATGATCATCTCGCCTCCCTACCAAAAGAATGGTTTCATTATGCCCACCTATGTGACGCAAAAGATCCGATTCCACCGTCGAAAGAAGATCTAATTTATACTGCTCGAGAAGACCGACTTTTTCTAGGGGACGGGGACATTCCTCTCCAGAAGATCATACAATCATTACCTGACATTCCTTATTCCTTAGAAATCCCAAATAAAGAGCGAATGCATGAGTTAGGGGCTGAATTATATGTAAAACAATGCTTAGAGTCAGCCCATCAACTTTTCAACGAACTATCGTAA
- a CDS encoding PaaI family thioesterase, with product MRKTEKGMSPFWDYLGMEEKQIGDGKAVLELPLKGELLQRRGSAHGGVLATLIDAAVGSAIRSTLSEEQAAATVDLDVSYLKPGKGTHLIAKGSLIHKSRTMAFGTAEIYDEIGQMVVYGKATYKLLGT from the coding sequence ATGAGAAAAACAGAAAAAGGAATGAGTCCATTTTGGGATTATCTTGGAATGGAAGAAAAACAAATCGGAGACGGAAAAGCTGTACTTGAGCTGCCCTTAAAAGGTGAGCTTCTGCAACGGCGTGGATCTGCTCATGGTGGTGTATTGGCAACATTAATTGATGCGGCAGTCGGTTCAGCCATTCGATCCACCTTGTCAGAAGAGCAAGCGGCGGCGACCGTTGACCTTGACGTCTCGTATTTAAAACCTGGAAAAGGGACGCATCTCATTGCAAAAGGCAGTCTCATTCATAAGAGCCGCACAATGGCTTTTGGAACAGCAGAAATTTATGATGAAATAGGGCAAATGGTCGTATACGGAAAAGCCACCTATAAGTTATTAGGAACATGA
- a CDS encoding LLM class flavin-dependent oxidoreductase has protein sequence MKVGLFLMPTVDPEATLYEATETVLDMIKVADQLGYEEAWIGEHYTAKWEPIPSPDLVIAQALMQTNQIKLAAGAHLLPYHHPVELAQRLAYLDHLAKGRLMVGVAPGAVPTDWQMYHVDGKAGEHREMMAEALEIMFKIWTEEKPFSYKGKYWGASRPEPALNGLLDLHIKPYQTPHPPIGVAGSSANSSTLKLAGQYGFLPMSLNVTPRSIASHWESVEEGAASSGKTANRDDWKVAHHVLVADTDEEAKDLALNGMMGRSFNEYFYYLYQKGKMLSKFKHDDSVADEDVTAEYLIDHYWYVGSPETVAKKLDTLYEASGGFGTLLVTGYDYGPDRAKFNHSLRLLKEEVVPRMKHQRKVTI, from the coding sequence ATGAAGGTAGGATTATTTTTAATGCCAACAGTAGATCCAGAAGCAACACTGTATGAAGCGACAGAAACGGTGCTTGATATGATTAAAGTTGCGGATCAATTAGGATACGAAGAAGCTTGGATTGGTGAGCATTATACAGCGAAATGGGAGCCGATTCCTTCTCCTGACCTTGTTATTGCACAAGCGCTAATGCAAACAAATCAAATTAAATTAGCCGCAGGTGCTCACTTATTGCCGTATCATCATCCGGTTGAACTAGCGCAGCGTTTAGCGTATTTAGATCATTTAGCGAAAGGGCGATTAATGGTAGGAGTAGCACCAGGAGCAGTGCCGACAGATTGGCAAATGTATCATGTGGACGGCAAGGCTGGTGAACATCGGGAAATGATGGCAGAAGCTCTTGAAATTATGTTTAAAATTTGGACGGAGGAAAAGCCTTTTAGTTATAAAGGTAAGTATTGGGGAGCAAGTCGACCTGAGCCTGCTTTAAACGGACTACTTGACCTGCATATTAAACCTTACCAAACTCCTCATCCGCCGATTGGGGTTGCAGGATCTAGTGCAAATTCAAGTACGTTAAAACTTGCGGGACAATACGGCTTTTTGCCAATGAGCTTAAACGTCACGCCACGAAGCATCGCGTCTCACTGGGAATCGGTTGAAGAAGGAGCGGCGTCAAGTGGTAAAACAGCTAATCGAGACGATTGGAAAGTGGCTCATCATGTTCTTGTAGCTGATACAGATGAAGAGGCAAAAGATTTAGCGCTAAACGGGATGATGGGTCGTTCATTTAATGAATATTTCTATTATTTGTATCAAAAAGGAAAAATGCTGTCTAAGTTTAAACACGATGACAGTGTTGCTGATGAAGACGTAACAGCAGAATATTTAATTGACCATTATTGGTATGTAGGTTCACCTGAAACCGTCGCAAAGAAGCTAGATACATTGTATGAAGCTTCAGGAGGGTTTGGTACGTTGCTTGTTACTGGTTATGATTATGGACCTGATCGGGCTAAATTTAATCACTCTCTTCGTCTACTGAAAGAAGAAGTGGTTCCACGAATGAAGCATCAGCGTAAAGTGACGATTTAA
- a CDS encoding sigma-54-dependent Fis family transcriptional regulator: protein MNESRMIMTSGYPEMTEMIHRLAKELQYNVTVVEGVLDEAVEPVQELLANGSYDVVISRAGTAKMLANVVNVPLIYSESSDFDLIQSFLQAKKEGENICYINFEEPGFQFNFEKIEAMIGFNVTLLPYTTQETLLAQIEVAKEMGMDVIVGGGIRVKQLASDYGMKSMHIITSERTIRRSFLRAKQAAENSYTIKENTERLNAVVHVSEEGIFYLNKQKEIEVCNPAAERIFGVKAHLLLKKQPQQITCKPLRTLLEKEDLYIGQGRMTFEKLLVQHEAVFVNGLRVGTVVTCQEIHQIQELESKIRRDLHKKGLVAKVSLADIQYKGEKMNDIVQLAEQYAAANSTVLIYGESGTGKELVAQGIHNASSRKDGPFVAINCAALPETLLESELFGYVEGAFTGAKKGGRQGVFELAHKGTIFLDEIGEMEPNLQARLLRVLQEKEVMRLGGDRMVPVDIRVVAATNKNLWELVNEGAFRSDLYFRIGVLRLELPALRERQEDIPVLVDYLLQQRQERITWKHLSKQLQEFLQSYHWPGNIRQLENVLERLAIRLKYSTNESAFMKDVLNETGGESEQENRQQGDVVLDEGSMDQMERQIIDWMLSKYKQNRTVVAEKLKISRTTLWKKLNEPHE from the coding sequence ATGAATGAATCTAGAATGATTATGACGTCGGGTTATCCAGAAATGACGGAAATGATTCACCGGCTTGCTAAAGAATTACAATACAACGTAACGGTCGTGGAAGGCGTATTAGATGAAGCGGTAGAGCCCGTACAAGAATTGTTGGCGAACGGAAGTTATGATGTGGTAATTAGTCGTGCTGGTACGGCAAAAATGTTAGCAAACGTTGTAAACGTCCCGCTTATTTATAGTGAATCCAGTGATTTTGACTTAATTCAATCGTTTCTTCAAGCAAAAAAAGAAGGCGAAAACATTTGCTATATTAATTTTGAAGAGCCGGGGTTTCAATTCAACTTTGAGAAGATTGAAGCGATGATTGGATTCAACGTCACCTTGCTTCCGTATACTACGCAGGAAACGTTGCTTGCGCAAATTGAAGTCGCGAAAGAAATGGGCATGGATGTCATTGTTGGTGGTGGCATTCGTGTGAAGCAACTTGCTAGTGATTATGGCATGAAGAGTATGCACATTATTACCAGTGAACGAACCATTCGTCGTTCTTTTTTACGAGCCAAACAAGCTGCAGAGAATTCTTACACCATAAAAGAAAACACCGAACGCTTAAATGCAGTCGTACATGTGTCAGAAGAGGGGATTTTCTATTTAAATAAACAAAAGGAAATCGAGGTATGCAACCCAGCTGCGGAGCGAATCTTTGGTGTGAAAGCACACTTACTTCTTAAAAAACAGCCTCAGCAAATTACGTGTAAGCCACTACGCACACTTTTAGAAAAAGAAGATTTGTACATTGGTCAAGGAAGAATGACGTTCGAGAAATTACTCGTCCAACATGAAGCGGTTTTTGTAAATGGTCTACGTGTTGGAACAGTGGTCACATGCCAAGAAATACATCAAATTCAAGAACTCGAAAGCAAAATCCGTCGTGATCTACATAAAAAAGGGCTTGTAGCGAAAGTATCTTTGGCAGATATTCAGTACAAAGGGGAGAAAATGAACGATATTGTCCAACTGGCGGAGCAATATGCTGCAGCGAATTCTACGGTCTTAATTTATGGTGAGAGCGGCACTGGGAAGGAGTTAGTAGCGCAAGGGATTCACAATGCAAGCTCAAGAAAAGATGGACCGTTTGTGGCCATTAATTGTGCCGCTTTACCTGAAACATTACTCGAAAGTGAATTGTTTGGCTATGTCGAGGGAGCATTTACAGGAGCAAAAAAAGGGGGAAGACAAGGTGTATTTGAGCTTGCTCATAAAGGAACCATTTTTTTAGATGAAATTGGGGAAATGGAACCAAATTTACAGGCTCGACTCTTAAGAGTCCTACAAGAAAAAGAGGTGATGCGATTAGGTGGAGATCGGATGGTGCCAGTCGATATTCGTGTTGTGGCAGCAACGAATAAAAATCTTTGGGAATTGGTTAATGAAGGTGCATTTCGTTCTGATCTCTATTTTCGGATTGGTGTTCTCCGCCTGGAACTACCTGCCCTTCGAGAGAGGCAAGAAGACATACCGGTACTAGTGGATTACCTGCTCCAACAGCGACAAGAGCGCATTACTTGGAAGCATTTATCAAAACAACTGCAAGAATTTTTGCAGTCGTATCATTGGCCGGGGAATATTCGGCAGCTTGAGAATGTCTTGGAACGATTAGCAATCCGTTTAAAATATTCTACGAATGAGTCTGCTTTTATGAAGGATGTTTTAAATGAAACAGGGGGAGAAAGCGAACAGGAAAACCGTCAACAAGGCGATGTGGTGTTAGACGAAGGGTCAATGGATCAAATGGAACGACAGATTATTGATTGGATGCTTAGTAAATATAAACAAAACCGAACCGTTGTGGCTGAAAAGCTAAAGATAAGCCGAACAACTTTATGGAAAAAATTGAATGAACCACATGAATAA
- a CDS encoding NADPH-dependent FMN reductase, which translates to MKLLAISGTITGSKTLAMIKKTVERIQAEHPEVEAEILNLKDYQLDFCDGRDPSTYEGDTKDVIQRICSADFFLIGTPIFQGSMTGALKNLFDLAPVSAFRYKVMGFIATAGTYQHYLVIENQLKPIAGYFRAFTAPSYIYANSEHFDEMNQVIDPDVLKRIERLAEELVFMQSTIGENRQSSLLQA; encoded by the coding sequence ATGAAGCTTTTGGCGATATCGGGCACGATAACAGGATCAAAAACATTAGCGATGATAAAGAAAACAGTGGAGCGAATCCAAGCGGAACATCCAGAAGTAGAAGCAGAGATCCTGAATCTGAAAGACTATCAACTTGATTTTTGCGATGGCCGAGATCCTAGTACGTATGAAGGCGACACAAAAGACGTTATTCAACGTATATGTTCAGCAGATTTCTTCCTAATTGGCACACCTATTTTTCAAGGATCGATGACTGGCGCACTTAAGAATCTGTTTGACTTAGCGCCTGTATCAGCGTTTCGCTATAAAGTGATGGGGTTCATTGCGACTGCAGGAACGTATCAACACTATTTGGTCATTGAAAATCAATTAAAACCAATCGCAGGTTACTTTCGTGCATTCACAGCACCAAGCTATATTTATGCAAATAGTGAACATTTTGATGAGATGAATCAAGTAATCGATCCAGACGTATTAAAGCGCATTGAGCGATTAGCTGAAGAGCTCGTTTTTATGCAATCTACTATTGGGGAAAATCGTCAGTCGTCTCTGTTGCAAGCGTAA
- a CDS encoding MFS transporter, with the protein MKRKFAYRKIMMSVMVFIIAVNYIDRGALAYAAEPIMNAFNLSASDWGYVLGFFGYGYIVGTFLGGALADKKGPKFVWIFACTAWSLLAIATAFAGEIGVWLFGSAVAGFALCRVLFGLAEGPVYANMNRTIANWIPTKDRTFYVGVGLIGTPLGAMLTAPVAVGLLSIADWRWMFISLGVIGLIWVVVWNKLFTDMPEDNRFVTKEELAIIRKDQVEDEPEDVQKGQTAWFEFFKHPSLVLNAASFFGFNYINFLILTWTPLYLQQMYGFELRSLWYVGMIPWVGAVFTVFLGGKLSQYLLQKTGSFKIAKPGVIITSMLLTAICFVFIPFAPNAWVVLALMSIGNAINSLPQAVYWSIVLDASSKRTVGTFSGLTHGIITSASIIAPTATGILVALYGYNSMFFVAAGIAFIGMFLMFFVRPPANWKAEQERMQKTS; encoded by the coding sequence GTGAAACGAAAATTTGCTTACCGGAAAATTATGATGAGTGTCATGGTTTTTATTATTGCTGTTAACTACATTGATCGTGGTGCGCTTGCTTACGCTGCAGAACCGATTATGAATGCATTTAATCTGTCTGCGTCTGACTGGGGCTATGTCTTAGGTTTTTTTGGTTATGGCTATATCGTCGGGACGTTCTTAGGTGGTGCCCTAGCTGACAAGAAAGGACCAAAGTTTGTTTGGATTTTTGCTTGTACGGCTTGGTCGCTACTTGCAATCGCAACAGCCTTTGCCGGAGAAATTGGGGTATGGCTATTTGGTTCAGCAGTAGCTGGGTTTGCACTTTGTCGAGTGTTGTTTGGTCTAGCAGAGGGACCCGTGTATGCCAATATGAACCGAACGATTGCAAACTGGATTCCAACAAAAGATCGTACCTTCTACGTAGGAGTTGGGTTAATCGGAACCCCATTAGGTGCAATGTTAACAGCCCCAGTTGCGGTTGGATTATTATCTATTGCAGATTGGCGCTGGATGTTTATCTCGCTAGGTGTGATCGGGTTGATTTGGGTTGTGGTTTGGAACAAATTGTTCACGGATATGCCGGAAGATAATCGCTTTGTGACAAAAGAAGAGCTAGCGATTATTCGAAAAGATCAGGTGGAGGATGAGCCTGAAGACGTTCAAAAAGGGCAGACAGCTTGGTTTGAATTTTTTAAGCACCCTTCTCTTGTTCTAAATGCGGCTTCTTTTTTTGGCTTTAACTACATTAATTTTCTTATCTTAACGTGGACTCCACTCTATCTTCAGCAAATGTATGGTTTTGAGCTTCGTTCATTATGGTATGTCGGCATGATCCCGTGGGTAGGTGCCGTCTTTACAGTCTTCTTAGGTGGAAAGCTATCCCAGTATTTATTGCAAAAAACAGGTAGTTTCAAAATTGCGAAGCCTGGTGTCATTATCACAAGTATGCTTTTAACGGCCATTTGCTTTGTTTTTATTCCATTTGCACCAAATGCATGGGTAGTGTTGGCGCTCATGTCGATTGGAAACGCGATAAACTCATTGCCGCAAGCTGTATATTGGTCAATCGTTCTGGATGCTTCTTCTAAACGAACCGTTGGCACATTTAGTGGATTAACACATGGCATTATCACATCTGCCAGCATTATTGCACCGACAGCCACAGGTATTTTAGTCGCTTTATATGGGTACAATTCAATGTTTTTTGTCGCAGCTGGCATCGCTTTTATCGGAATGTTCTTAATGTTCTTCGTCAGACCGCCTGCCAATTGGAAAGCAGAACAGGAACGGATGCAAAAAACGAGTTAG